Proteins encoded by one window of Zerene cesonia ecotype Mississippi chromosome 8, Zerene_cesonia_1.1, whole genome shotgun sequence:
- the LOC119828701 gene encoding N66 matrix protein-like — protein sequence MEALVLDLTVYTVLTDSAAFTDNKVKVPAQHLLQLPPAASVGAAAASGSGNDVETIIFNNNNGGYGAGSNGLYGTNGLNGLYGQQGLGASSAAASASATSGSGNDGETIILNNNNGGFGAASNGLYGSSGINGLNGQQAQGASSVAAAAAAAASNDYQFSAPSVLGYGRFLPYGNQDRTMIVSNDNSGSGASASASSSSANSGSSGIGLGGLYGSGSNGLYESNGLSGLYGQQGQAAFTANKDKVPAQQLL from the exons atggAGGCTTTGGTGTTGGACCTAACAGTTTATACGGTTCTAACGGACTCGGCAGCCTTTACGGACAACAAGGTCAAGGTGCCAGCTCAGCATCTGCTTCAGCTGCCGCC CGCTGCATCTGTTGGAGCTGCCGCCGCAAGTGGATCTGGAAACGATGTTGAAACCATCATTTTCAATAACAACAATGGAGGCTATGGTGCTGGATCTAACGGTTTATACGGTACAAACGGACTCAACGGCCTTTACGGACAACAAGGACTAGGCGCCAGCTCTGCAGCTGCTTCAGCTTCCGCCACAAGTGGTTCCGGAAACGATGGTGaaaccattattttaaataacaacaatggAGGCTTTGGTGCTGCATCTAACGGCTTATATGGTTCAAGCGGAATCAACGGTCTAAATGGACAACAGGCACAAGGTGCCAGCTCAGTAGCTGCTGCAGCTGCCGCCGCTGCCTCGAACGATTATCAATTCAGCGCTCCCAGTGTTTTGGGATACGGTCGTTTCTTGCCTTATGGCAATCAAGATCGCACTATGATTGTGAGCAATGATAACTCTGGATCAGGAGCATCTGCTTCTGCTTCCTCATCATCAGCAAATTCAGGTTCATCAGGAATTGGACTGGGTGGTCTTTATGGTTCGGGATCTAACGGTTTATACGAATCTAACGGACTCAGCGGCCTTTACGGACAACAAGGACAAG CGGCCTTTACGGCCAACAAGGACAAGGTGCCAGCTCAACAGCTGCTGTAG